A genome region from Bemisia tabaci chromosome 3, PGI_BMITA_v3 includes the following:
- the LOC140223768 gene encoding prostatic acid phosphatase-like: MKISDIFSIISLHSSNQSYSIVPPGCVLIHDILSKMDKAAVLKEDFNGRLSLYSAHSSTVQSLWRGLDVSQDMPRPDYGAAIIVELHEIKDKFRVKVLYKKSNLDENLSVLKIRGCGVGGPSEVDEMCDLDIFSSALQPTAIDDFDKACEIPK; the protein is encoded by the exons ATGAAAATTAGTGACATATTCAGCATTATATCACTTCATTCTTCTAATCAGTCCTACTCAATAGTGCCCCCAGGTT GCGTTTTAATCCACGATATTCTGTCAAAAATGGACAAAGCAGCGGTACTCAAAGAAGACTTTAATGGACGATTAAGTTTATATTCGGCGCACAGTAGCACTGTGCAAAGTCTATGGAGAGGGCTCGACGTCAGTCAAGATATGCCAAGGCCTGATTACGGGGCAGCAATTATCGTAGAGCTCCATGAAATTAAAGATAAGTTTAGAGTAAAG GTCCTTtacaaaaaaagtaatttagaTGAGAATCTCAGTGTTCTGAAAATCCGCGGCTGTGGAGTTGGAGGGCCTTCGGAGGTGGATGAGATGTGCGATCTAGATATTTTCTCGTCGGCGCTGCAGCCCACAGCTATCGATGAC